From the Miscanthus floridulus cultivar M001 unplaced genomic scaffold, ASM1932011v1 fs_238_1_2, whole genome shotgun sequence genome, the window ATGTCATGTGTTTGTCTTCTTCCTTCGGGTTTTTATATCGAAGTTTTGGTCACGACGACTTTTGGTGCATGGAAAACCATCTTGATGTTATAGCGTCTCAAGAGTTCTCTAAATCCCTTCCTAATCCTTGTTTTTTAGCAAAATAAGAAAAACCTTCTCTTCAACGACTCTTAATCCATCTtcctaatcttttagaacttggAAAAAGTCACCATGTTCTAGGTAAAGTTACACGCTTTCGAGTCACGCGTATCTTCTCTCGCCGCGCGTGTTTGTCGGGCAATCTAAAGGTAGAAGAGCGTGGAAAAAATAAAGAGTAGGAAATAGTTCTTGAtgtaaatgtacaagagagaatatataaaagtggttaggataatttaaaaatagtataggatttctaatgtaaaattgtcttctataattaggagtggattattagaaactcttggagatgacttTCTTTATTCCTTCCAATATTTTTTTAGGAGTTATAAAACTCCATATTTCTGGAAGAAAATATTAGGTACTCTTGGAAATACTCTTACGCGGGTGACGACCCGCTGGGAATACCAAACAACACTCTGGTTCTCTTTGGAACCCCTATATTTGATCCAAAACACCTTGTAATCTGACTATTTGTACAACCCAAACCAGAATTAATTGTTTAGTTTAGTGGTTACAAGAGCCTTACTAACACATTAGCTTTTGGGTTCGACTTCCCGTGGGACCTAGGATTTAACGGTGTTATGCTTTCAGGGGTACGCGATGTTTTCGTCGACAACTGAGACGCTTGTGGTGACTTTGTCAATCTTGAGGATTTGTCAGCCCAATGTTCGAAGATGCTCGTTATACCGTGTAATTCGCAAAAAGAATGTTTTGATTGAATCAAAACCGGTCTAAAATAAAACACACCCCCTTAGGTCTGGAAAACGAAACGACAATTATTACGATAACGATACAATAAGGACGTTCGTTCTGTGACTCCTGTACGGACGCGCTCTCACAAAAAATCCCTGTCCACTCATTCTATTCTCTATTGCACCTCCATCCCTATCCCCACCTGGACGCTACGCCCCACTCCACGCTAGCTGCCGCCTTCACCCGTCCCTTGCTCAAGCCACATCCCGCCCGCGATGCTTTGGCTCCCCCATCCCGCTGCGCTCCATCTTATGCTGCAATGCATGCCCCATATCCTCCCtcacccacacccacacccacacccacacagGCAAGGCCGCGTCCGTCCCCACGCCGTCGCTGCCCGGCCGATTGGCTCCAATGGGTTTGTGCTGTCGACGGTGGCGAGGGTGCTGCAACAACGCACGGCTTGGGGCGGCCTAGGAGATGGCGCTCCTCGCTGGCTCGTCTTGGCGGTGGCCCTCCTCGGCCTCCTGCTTGGctgggcttcctcggcctcctccttcttcACCATTGCCACTCCAATCCCCACCAGGAAGGGCATGGTCGCGTGGTGAATATTGCGTTTCCAAGTGTTTCAAcactgtgtttcaagtgtttatgATGCTTCAAAgttatatttcaagtgtttcgtcTGGATTTTGCAAAAGTATATctaggatattgcatatgttgcaatgacaatatatgCATATTGTAAgcctatgttttaagtgttttacatgtttcagacgtatgttgcaaatatttcatctggatgtttcaaaagtagatcttgatgttgcacatgttgcaatggataTACACGCATATTTTAAGCgcatatttcaaatgtttcatctgctttcaGACTtttgttgcaaatattttatttgtgcagtttcaaaagtagatccagGTGTTGCACGTGtttttttactctggtgttgcaCATGCCACAAATGGTGTTGGTGGCTGGCGTTACAGCGGCCATCCTCGCACAACGTGCCtcgccctcccctcccttcccttcccttcccttcatcTCCTTGCCGCGACAGTTTGAGCTCGACGGAGAAAATATACCCGACTAGCGCATAGGCAGGTGCGGAGGTGGTGGCCTCTGGTGGGCCCGACGGCGGTGTGATGCCCACGTGGTGGTCCCGCAACAAGCTGAGATCCGCGCCGTCCGCTCACTACCCGCCACGAGACAGTATCCACAATCTTAAGGATTTGTCGGTCCAATATTCGAAGATGCtcattgtactgtgtaattcgaAAAAATACATTTTGATTGGACCAAAACCGGTGTAAAATAAAACACACCCCCTTAGGTCTGTGATACAAAACGATAATTATCAGTGCACGGTACTCGTTGAATCGCCGTTCTCCGCCCCACTATGACACTTCTCCGCCATGGCGCGACAGGCTCGGTGACGGGCGTTGGCACTGCCGCTGGCTAAGGTAGCCAAGTGGGTGCACTCGTGCCTTTATTTTACAAACATAATAAGCAATTAAAAAGGCAAAACATAAGAGTTGGAAAAGAGCTTAAAAAGGCTGCAATAGCCACCAAAAAGGAACTTCACGGCGGGAAAAAAACAACTGGGGCAAAAATGTCTTTTTGTTTAGGATTTAACATCATTACCGCTTGGATGTTAAATAGTCCCGGATTCTAAGTTTAAGTGTTAAATAAGAAAACAAAAGTTTGTCTAGTATCAAATAGAAAATTTTCTCTAGCATCTGCTCTATGTCGGCCATTGTTTACTTACTTTATTGGCTTTGTCACTGGTGGTTGCAGCAGTGGACTAGTAAGATCCAAAGCTAGCGTCCTTTTTCGTTTGGGTTTGTTTGGttgataagtcatgactaaaaatactgttggctgatttggtgtgagaaaaaaatactatccgTTGACTGAAAAAGCATGACTTATAAGCTAAACAAGCCCAAGTAAACATGGCATAGATTCATGATGCACACTAACCAATTGAAACTACAGTGATGTAAGTGTTCGCCAACGAACCTCAAGAGTTTCATCATTAAATTTGATAGGGTGCTTAATAATCACCCTGTTTTGTACACTTTCTCCGACAAACGGTTCTAAAGAGCTGTACAAATAGAAAAAAAGGTACGGTCAGTATTAACCAGTATAATCTAGATTCTATATGTTTTCGTACAAATAGAGAACGTGGGGGATAAAACGTGTCAAAAAAAAACTATAGAAAATATAACATTTGGCTTCTAACGTAAATTTATTTTAACCATAAATAACTTATATGTATAGGCCCGATGTGTTAGGGATGATCACAAAATGGACTGGTGATGCGTTATGGGCCAAGCTGCAATCATAACACACAATTCTTTCTCATGTTAGCCTGCTCGCTTCTCCTTTTTCGGCTGCGGCTGCAGCTGCTTCATGTAGTAGCTACAGTAGATTCTAGTTCATTCTTTGCAGCCATAGCTGCAGCTCCAGCAgattaagaaaagttgtagcgaGCAAAGCGCTGCCCCTCTGCTACTACTCTGTGGTAGGGTGTACCCAGATCCCTTGCTTCTAGTGTCTTCAGTATCTCCCTCCTATCATCGATTCCCCCTGCTTGCTTCCTATCTATCTTAGACTCCATCTCTTTTATAATCCCCCCAAGACGTTTTAgcttttttgatatattttttaACTATGTATCTATACCAAATTATAGATATACTAGGTCTTGCTTGTGTTGGTGTTGAGTAATTCGGTGTTCTATCAAGCGAGCTACTTACACAATGTCTCCTTTCACACAATTGCAGTGTCTTTCATTATCTTTCTTCTACATCATGGACGTGATGAATCCAGCTTGACGCTGAACTTTGTAATAAGTGAATAGTAGGATGCTTCGTAAATACTAAAAGTCTAGAACCTTTTACATCATCTAAATCTAAAAATACATAGAACTTACAACTAGAGAATTAAAGATTCAAATCACTCGCGTCTTGTATTGCAGCTCGAAATCCCGGCTCTTCCACGGGTGGGTTAGGGATTTATAATTCAGCTTCAGCCAAGATTTAGGGTAAACAGATTAATCGAGGATATCAAAACATCTTATTGAACAAATAGTTATTTGCATCCCAGTCAAAATTTTCTTGACGCACCTGTTGAGCATTAGTTATTAGTACAGATTAGTAACAGAATCCTTCCTTCTGctaaaaaaaaggagaaaacaaAGGACATGCTGGACGTACTACGCACACCTATATTGACTTTTCACAGGCACAGCCGCACAGTGTTTGACAGTCGGCTcgctgaaacttagctgaaagtggctgaaaaacactgttctggttgaaatgttagtgagagaaaaatactgttccggctgaaaaaagaagtcgaacaagtcggatttaaggtaagccgaacggggctaaGCATTTGGTGTATAGCTCGAAACAGCGTACACCGCTTGCACCACGGTACAAACCAGCCCCACGGCGGCCGCCGTGAGCCCGATGGCGAGCCACGGGTTCCTGAGCATGAGCCACGCCTCCCACCGGCGTGGTCGGCTCCGGAAGCTCTCCTCCAGCCCTTGCCACGTCGTGCGTAGGTAGTTGCCGCCAGGGTCGTCACCCCTGAACGCGACGCCCTTGCAGAGGTCCGCCAGGCAGGCGGCAACCTCGTCATGGCTGCCGAGGCCGTGCGCGATGATCCCGCGCCTCAACAACAGCTCCACGTCCCGCACCGTGCCGGCCAGCTGCGACAGGAAGACGCAGTACGCCGTCACGTGGCTCCCCGCCTCCGCCGGGTTGCTCTGCTCCAGCGCCATCAGGTTGCGCAGGAGCCGCGACGTCCCGGCGTCGATCTTCAGGCGCGGGATCTCCAGCGTGCCGCCGCGGTTGTCCAACTTCACATCAAGGATCGAGCGAGCTCCTTTGACGACAAGAGGCCAGCTCCTGAACCCCACGCCGACGCAGTAGTACTCTGTCGCCGAGCACCACCGGCCGAACCAATGCTGCTTGCCGATGACTCTGTCGCCGGTCGTGCATGACGACGACAGTGCAACGGTGGGCGTCAGGTGCATGTGCAGCAGATGCAGAAGATTGCTTGGCCCCGGAGGTCCAGCCACCCCCGGCGTCGCCACCGAGTACTGTTGCCCCCGCAGGAGCTCCCGGATGTAGCCCGCGATCGAGTCAGCTACAGAGACGCTGCCACCGTCCGGAGTGGTGAGCTTGTGGATCTCGTCGATGACGAAGAACGGTATCTGGTTCTCCGCGAGGTAGATCACGTCGCGCACCACCCCGATGGCCTCCATCATGTCGCCGCCGTTCCCGCTGCGTCCGCCGGCGTCGACGCCGCCGAAATGGACTAGCACGTAGCATGCGTCAAGCAGCAGCATGCGCACAAAGGCGTTGCTCTCTAGGTTGAGGAAATCATAGCTCTTTTTGGCTCCTCTCCCCtaaggatttggtaccattaccgtcttcttaccccaattccattcagccgcggcaacctcttcttcttcatcgtcttcatagccatcatcgactgaatataGATTAGAGGCTTTgaccattgtggtacttttctagaatcaggtatctctgtgcatattttggaattggctattgagcgctgccactcgttgagccaactgacctaaattgtcaaattcttgctccagcagcttctctctccatgttggcaatattccttaaacggctaaagcagctagctgatcattagtcaagtttaatgagaagcatacaTTTCTAGTCTCTCAAAACCTTTAAAGAAACacggtgcctgattcattagttctctgccttatagtcatcaaatcagtaatcttcttttctcctgtcctagtgtaaaaatatgtatgaaacttcttctctaggtcaacccaattggtaatggagttaactggcaatgatgaaaaccaagtgaaggctggtcctgacagggacaaggagaagaaatgaactcgatgggcctcttcaatggatgcttcgcccaactgtgtaagataccgattgacatgttctatcgtgcttgtgctATCCTGGCCattgaacttagcaaactctgggagcctgtagtttgtaggaagagcgatcaaatcataccattctagatatgagtgtttgtacgagaaggtctgcccttttggcttcaaaccgaaccgatttttcatcatctcggtcactctaagcaacaactcatcagcatttgaatttggatttctctacacctgctgacccatctgagGATTAAAATCCCAGTGTACCTTGATACctggattcagaatcatgtgaagggtgttgtaatccgtgccataatgatattctcatggaatctctatctactgggtcctttgctgatttgctgcttgaagtctctggttaaagacattaggatctatatctctatggatcctttgaattgatggtgctattttttgagtcgaCGACGATATTTGGCTTGTTGTGCCCAAATTAATCatctagttctgaccttgccccatcgGCCGTTGCACATATTAtactgacgatctaggattatactgtatctgattcgtagtagcaccttgaacttgctcagatgaactctgaactacctggacatcatcattatcagctggtgctgcttcttgatggctagtaccagcttgattagtcccctgagtcgacggatgtggaatgttgtaataagccggcccaacctAATTAACTAGAAACCTGTGAAACAccttctttcatggtgttgtggaatgtgttcaaaaaAACCTCActatggttcgatatggcatcatgaatagatttgtttacagcttccacgaagaaacgcctgtcttcagcttcatctgcatctgtctgccatgcaacagaactcttggtagtggatatttttgaacaattgtATTTTCACGTGTCATgatgtaggacaacaaatacttgttctaaaattcttctatagctttgctgatgatatctttatctccatcaggtaagtcttcataaggcaccataaggatgtcgttattGTTGTAAGCTGCAATggcgattgtggtgtcccatcaGGCGTGCCAGAATGTGTGTCGGCACAAAAAATGCGTATTATGCCGATACacaagcaagccggaaggatctgcttgatggagctggagatccgcttggcttcaacgtagggataATCGATCATATGtattcctcccgagacatgccagtcaatttgaccctacaattgacaaggagagaaagtttatcagtaatttaaggtggaacatgcctggtctgtgcccagacagttccaagtatgccgctttgggagcagccaaACAGGAAAAATGacttaaatagccgatacgcatagaaatcggctgttacggactataaagctTGTGGATAgcaattgattttatgttgacaggtacagtacacgtagatgtaaatgagatcatcagctaggtagatATTACCAGTATAAAAtgttgagccaatgaatctaatcgAGAAAAAGATATAGCATGCGAATGAATCGACTGTCTAATGCAAATGGACCtataaacgctctgaatctaatttgtcaccatcaatagtgaggttcgaccggatcgatggcagctatgatgatgataacaaaataaaaccgaagaatctataaaaccatctatacttcgacaggctttccgcAAGACaagctatacgtgaaggctcagatgaatcagctaaaatagccgattcaggtgaaaaggaacTTTAGtgtgtgaacaattgactattttaCATGAACAAACTTGtagactcatcagacctaacctgctacctctaatagtggggttcaaatggattgatgcagccatgataaagacaacaaatcaaacctttaaagtaaacagatctattcacgcttgACAGAATCATATGAacacactataggcgttaaagcataggtgatcggctatttagccgatgtaggcatagcaaatagctaagGTCACACCTCATtaagaacaaatctaccaactagcatcctccaatctaaagtgctatcagtggggatcgattggattgttacagccataatagtgaatcatagaccagatttaactagctagcaaacctcttcaagatcacacGTGCCCTAACCGCGTATTATGCGTGGCCAAGATTGAAGTAAaaatagccgatgaaacataacccatcgctTAAAGTGAGAATCatcgtgttgtaacaaagcaaacgatggacccaaatgatatgaggccgatctaatcgatcttgatcgggcaggttgatgttgctccaaactaatgacaataagaacattagcaagatcggtaacttaatgaatctacctgaaggacgccactcttaggtagagccgataacttgaccttaatctaattcaagcagtggaggtcgaccggattgatgcagccgtacttgaactagacaagagtcgataactagcttataccagagtcgcagtggagatcgaccggatcgatgcagccgtacaaacagaggtataagccatgatggtacttacagacaagccggaggtcggttggacctgatgcagccctgctcgctaaagaactcgctgagatatactctactcctactcctaaggttgaccagagccaaaaaaagtaagtaacttgtatttgattaattagatgccctttataatagccggggtccaatatttatacccagaatctAACCATGAGTCCTACTTATACATGACTTattataatctttggtataagtgaaaacattcctaattttaagataacttggaccctaatctttcccttttcgtagagtccaacatgtttctcCCTGACACCAACcatagcttttgtcgttatctgttGATGCTATCTGAAGAGAACTAATTCCAGcactgcatttgaatcagctgaatATCATCtccatgcaatcgattccttgatgacacgatcttgggagcTTCGAGTCCCTGCAATTcgtcttcccaaattttggtgtaaacagaaagCGTCCTTATTCTCATGTGGCAGGGCATCACTCGTTCTACCAGATTGTAACTAAAAAATGTTAGATTAAGGGCCTGCTTGGTTTCCTCCTGCTAAAGTTTAGAACAAAACTCTCCATTGAGAAGCGGGTTTTTATCCATATTTCATTTTATTCTACATGACTGTGGCCATCTTGGAAATAACGTAATGAAACTCTCCACTAAGACTGGCCTAAGTATGAAATAGACTAGAACCTGAGTCCAACATTCAACAATAAATCTTCCATTAATATCTTATGCCCTACATACAATCTACGGGTCCAGGAATTCAAATATGTCATTCCAACGATCCTCATAACTTGCTTTTCTTTTGATAAGGGTCATTTGCATCTATCTCCTTAATATGTTCAATCTATGATGGAGCTAGATGCAACAACATTCTTCCATTTGAAAAGACCTTACAAGTATGGGGGTAACCCATACCCGACTAAATAGGAGAATGAAGATGGGGAATAGCCTCACAAAACTTCCTCTAACATCCCCTAGGAGCagtgggaggaagaggagaagtaGAGCAACGAGGATATCTATTCCCACAACTGGATTGCATTTGTGAGCCTGAACTGCTCTCGCTCACAAAACCAATCCAGATGATGCTCGGGCCCTTGCTCCAGTGAAAGCTCTAGAAGATCCACCGGCGCCAAGGCCCTTGCTCCAATGAAAGCTCTCCATGGTTTCGATTCCACATGCTATAACCACAGATTGCGATCAGTAGTGGGACAGTACCATGGAGGCATTCCTCCCTACCTTCGTGAAACATCCTCTAACACCTAGGATGAGTGGACATAGCTATGCCTAGGTGGTGGCAGAAgctaatcttgaaggccttctcccagtGGTGCTGGAGTTGATGGTGGTCTTGGGTAGCTATGGTCACGTGAGACTAGGAGCAACTGAAGGGTTTCTCTGGTTTGTTCGATGGTAAGGGAGGAAGAAGGTTGGGATTGGAGTGTGCTTAAGAGGCTCGCCTTACCTTTgcttaaatagccccacctcaAGATGCAAGCAGGGAAGGAACCATCAAGATCCATGACTTGTGCAGTCACCCACATGGGTCATAAGCGATAGCGCGGCGAAGATGACGGGAAGTGGAAAACTGAGGCAGTTTACATTCACTTGCACATTTCAATCTATCTAAAGGCCAGTCTTTGTgggactttcattttcattaataGGCCGCGTCTCCCACACGATCATAGTGGAGCACACTTCACCCAAACAATCTAGTGGAGCACGCATCTCCTACGAAGATGTTACCACCACATAATAACAATGGTCATGTCATATGGTGTCATACATGTCAAAGGCACACAAATGGAATGTTCTAGGAAATAGTAAACACAGATATATTCAAAGTTCAAACtcatagtaaatagtagtagtatgaacaatttttgtataggatgcagAGGCATATTACAATCCAACTACTCACAATCATGGGCTAAAAGTAGACGATGAGGTCCTCTCGATCATGAAAGGACGACCGTGGTGGGAACCCCAGCTCGAGCCCATGTAGGCCCACACGCCGAAGCTAGGCAGTGGCCAGGGCCCCCGCGGCACCTTGGTGAATGCCTAGTTGGTCACCTCCATGACCCATGCTGGCAAGGCATGGAGATACTCCTCCACTGTGGGTCATTCTATGCATGGATTCAGAGTGTGGTTGGCCTCGCCAGTCACATCGTGGCTTAATGGCACATACCCATGAGCAGTCATGCGCCACGGAACATGAGTGCGTAAATCAAAATGGTATGGAAAAGATGGGATTGTGTAAGGCTTACTTGGTTCACACCGGTGTGTGGGCAACCATTGCTCTGCCTTCCCTTTGATCGCTTCACCTGCATAGGTGTCCATCATAGTTATAAATATGCTAGAGTGGCAGGGTGAGGAGGCATTCGCTTCAGGTTGCCTGCTCCACCACTTCCTCATTCTCGTTCTTGTGTGCTTGCAGCTTTTTTTCCACCCATCGAGATGGATCACGACAAGCGTCCTCGAGAGGAGTCATCGGAGGCCGGAGGGCCACCACCACAGTCTTCGAGCCTAACTGCACTGGGCAAGGGTAAGTTTTTGAGCAATGTTTTGTGATTATGATTGACCTACGTTGATCGGTGATGTTTCTAGGGCCAGTCTCCTATGCCACATCTAGAGGGGCCACCAGCACCCTTCATGCCGGGACCCTATCGACGTCGGGGTCGAGTTTGTCCTCCTCATCGTCATCTTCCTCACATGACCCGTATGAGTTCCACGAGCTCGTTCACATGGTGGACTGAGGCCCGCTAGTGCTACTCCAATGCCACCCACTGAGGTGGGTTGACTAGGAGCATTGCCTCGATGCTATTCAGGGTGGCACTCATCGCCTTGGAGAGCGATACTACCACTACGCTAGGTGGTGGCCGCCAACACCTAGGCCCATATCATTGGTGAGGGTTCTCTCCATCTTGTCGTTGTCCTATCTGACATCCACGACTTCTAATCTTCTCGTCGTCTTGTTGCCAGCACTGGAGGAGCAGCTAGCGGCCTCTCGCCATGAGACAAAGGAAGCCCACCTCCAAGAGTTTTCCTGATGGAGGACCTGCGAGTGGACTATGGTGGCGAGGAATCCAATAGGGAGCCGGTGTCGCCCTCGCTGCTATGCAATTCCACACTGGCCTAGACTACCACCGAGTGGAGCCTAGGTTCTTGGGCCATGCTGGGTAGGTAGAGCGGGCTGAGCTGGTCGGTGACTTCGCCGCTGTCGTGGCTCCCATCATGGCCCCTGTGAATGTGGAGGACATCCTCCTGTGATAGTGGCCAAGGGCATTAGGTTGTACCTAGCTAGGGCCTTTTTATAAAGAAATCTTCTCAGCTCATGTTTCttgatttattttgttttctGCACCACCGTCTTACCATGCTTGCTGATGATCTGATCATTTGAATGCTGTAGTTGTGTGACCTTGCCTAGGGATCATCCCATGAGGCTTAGCCTAGTGCAACTCTGTTTTTGTGACTGAAGTGTTGTAGGATAGATCCGGTGGCATCACGCCCTCCATCAACCTCCTTTCTTTAGGTTGACCTGCTCGAGGGAAATGGCCTGAAGTCCGAGTATGACTCTGTGGAACGAAGCATCGAATGGCCGCATCGCCGCTCACAATAGTCCCATTGCGTCATAGGTCTCAGTATAGAGGAGGTTGAGACCACTCTTGCCATCCATGAGTGATGAGGACTATGGCACCTTCgaatatgaacaatgattataaggtgcgctcgttcctaacATTtgtatagtggctttggttataattcacttggttccacatgtacatgtcactatttgattgtaggttcaaatgtgttttcataatggaagttcatcaaagttgaacttttggttcgtcggtagcccgacagtgcctcattgggaaggccataactcatccatccggagtgcgattcgaggtcaatgagcacttgatggaaagcttgtttgataagctttcaaatagatctggttccatcttaatatcacgtcagcaaggccttcaaatcaccaatatattctgtcgctatttctggcaggagctacactattgtcatgggcttgttattcatccttgggaccctggcccaagtggaagcacaccccaaggacttggagaacccaccaagaaagcccttggacgtcctcctccttggccaccaccttaggaggccagcaagg encodes:
- the LOC136530938 gene encoding uncharacterized protein; its protein translation is MLLLDACYVLVHFGGVDAGGRSGNGGDMMEAIGVVRDVIYLAENQIPFFVIDEIHKLTTPDGGSVSVADSIAGYIRELLRGQQYSVATPGVAGPPGPSNLLHLLHMHLTPTVALSSSCTTGDRVIGKQHWFGRWCSATEYYCVGVGFRSWPLVVKGARSILDVKLDNRGGTLEIPRLKIDAGTSRLLRNLMALEQSNPAEAGSHVTAYCVFLSQLAGTVRDVELLLRRGIIAHGLGSHDEVAACLADLCKGVAFRGDDPGGNYLRTTWQGLEESFRSRPRRWEAWLMLRNPWLAIGLTAAAVGLVCTVVQAVYAVSSYTPNA